One window of Deltaproteobacteria bacterium genomic DNA carries:
- a CDS encoding threonine synthase, translated as MSYVKALKCRECGKEYPKEALHVCEFCFGPLEVVYEYEEIAKALSRRVIESRPANMWRYRELLPLDGEPTVGAQVGFTPLVRARNLEEALGVDELYIKNDAVNYPTLSFKDRVVSVAISKAVELGFDVVSCASTGNLANSVAANASAAGLENYVFIPHDLEPTKILGTLVYGCNMVRIRGTYDEVNRLCSEIAGKYGWAFVNINIRPYYAEGSKAFGYEIVEQLGWRLPKHVVVPMAGGSLITKVWKSFKEFHRLGLVDGPLDSKIYGAQATGCAPIVTAVKEGSELIRPVRPDTIAKSLAIGNPADGYYSARTMRESGGWGEDVSDEEIIDAIRLLAETEGIFAETAGGVTLGVTKKLLEQGRIPRNESIVVSITGNGLKTQEALYGKLGETPVINASLKEFDALVKGRKSCAL; from the coding sequence ATGAGTTACGTGAAGGCGCTAAAGTGCAGGGAGTGCGGCAAGGAGTACCCCAAAGAGGCGCTCCATGTCTGCGAGTTCTGCTTCGGCCCGCTCGAGGTCGTCTACGAATACGAAGAGATAGCGAAGGCGCTGAGCCGCCGGGTCATAGAGTCGAGGCCGGCGAACATGTGGCGCTACCGTGAGCTCCTGCCCCTTGACGGAGAGCCAACCGTGGGCGCACAGGTGGGCTTCACCCCCCTTGTGAGGGCCCGCAACCTCGAAGAGGCCCTCGGCGTTGACGAGCTCTACATAAAGAACGACGCCGTCAACTACCCGACCCTCTCCTTCAAGGACCGGGTCGTCTCGGTGGCCATATCGAAGGCTGTGGAGCTGGGCTTCGACGTGGTGAGCTGCGCCTCCACCGGCAACCTCGCAAACTCGGTGGCCGCCAACGCCTCGGCGGCGGGCCTCGAGAACTACGTCTTCATCCCCCACGACCTGGAGCCCACCAAGATACTCGGCACCCTCGTCTACGGCTGCAACATGGTGCGCATCAGGGGCACCTACGACGAGGTCAACCGTCTGTGCAGCGAGATAGCGGGCAAGTACGGCTGGGCCTTCGTCAACATAAACATAAGGCCCTACTACGCCGAGGGCTCCAAGGCCTTCGGCTACGAGATCGTCGAGCAGCTCGGCTGGAGGCTGCCGAAGCACGTGGTCGTGCCCATGGCCGGAGGCTCGCTCATAACCAAGGTATGGAAGTCCTTCAAGGAGTTCCACAGGCTGGGGCTCGTCGATGGGCCGCTGGACTCGAAGATCTACGGCGCCCAGGCCACCGGGTGCGCCCCCATAGTGACGGCCGTGAAGGAAGGCTCGGAGCTCATAAGGCCGGTGCGGCCCGACACCATAGCCAAGAGCCTCGCCATAGGCAACCCGGCCGACGGTTACTACTCGGCCAGGACCATGCGCGAGAGCGGCGGCTGGGGCGAGGACGTGAGCGACGAAGAGATAATAGACGCCATAAGACTGCTGGCCGAGACCGAGGGCATCTTCGCCGAGACGGCCGGAGGCGTAACGCTGGGCGTTACGAAAAAGCTCCTCGAACAGGGCCGTATCCCGCGAAACGAGTCCATCGTCGTCTCCATAACGGGCAACGGCCTCAAGACACAGGAGGCCCTCTACGGCAAGCTCGGCGAGACACCGGTCATAAACGCAAGCCTCAAGGAGTTCGACGCCCTCGTCAAGGGCCGGAAGAGCTGCGCCCTCTGA
- a CDS encoding M67 family peptidase encodes MLRMTRELYDELTAHARTAYPRECCGVLVGTASEVKVVERVVRTENRNTERAGDRYEISPADLNRIDKEARAEGLDVLGFYHSHPDHADRPSRFDRERGQPWYSYLIVSVRGGRVESARSWCFEEPDEPFAEEALEIA; translated from the coding sequence GTGCTCCGCATGACGAGGGAGCTCTACGACGAGCTCACGGCGCACGCGCGCACGGCCTATCCGCGCGAGTGCTGCGGGGTGCTCGTGGGCACGGCGTCGGAGGTCAAGGTCGTGGAGAGGGTGGTGAGGACGGAGAACAGGAACACCGAGCGCGCCGGGGACCGCTACGAGATATCGCCGGCCGACCTCAACAGGATAGACAAGGAGGCGAGGGCCGAAGGTCTCGACGTGCTCGGCTTCTACCACTCCCATCCCGACCACGCCGACAGGCCCTCGCGCTTCGACAGGGAGAGGGGGCAGCCCTGGTATTCGTACCTCATCGTCTCGGTGCGCGGGGGCAGGGTCGAGAGCGCGCGAAGCTGGTGCTTCGAGGAGCCCGACGAGCCCTTCGCCGAAGAGGCGCTGGAGATTGCATGA
- a CDS encoding cysteine synthase, whose product MHAFRAQGLGVKSSAVELVGNTPLVRINRITRELPAEVEIYAKLEGCNPGGSVKDRPALRMIEDAEAAGILTKDKVILDSTSGNTGIAYAWIGAVKGYRVELVVPANVSEERKKILHAFGANVVFSSPLEGSDGAIRLAWKLYVDNPEKYCKLDQYNNPSNPRAHYDTTGVEIFEQTEGRITHLVASIGTGGTIMGTGRRLKEYNPHIQVVAVEPDSPLHGLEGLKHMASSIVPGIYHAEEHDDKIAAPTEESYDMAKRLAREEGLLVGQSSGAAMWAAMRLASRIEKGLIVVIFPDGGDKYLSTRLWEGA is encoded by the coding sequence ATGCACGCGTTCAGGGCCCAGGGACTCGGCGTCAAGTCATCGGCCGTTGAGCTCGTCGGTAATACGCCGCTTGTGCGTATCAACCGTATTACCCGCGAGCTTCCGGCCGAGGTGGAGATATACGCCAAGCTCGAGGGCTGCAACCCCGGCGGCTCGGTCAAGGACCGGCCGGCGCTTCGCATGATAGAGGACGCCGAGGCCGCCGGCATACTGACGAAGGATAAGGTCATACTCGACTCCACCTCGGGCAACACGGGCATAGCCTACGCCTGGATAGGGGCCGTGAAGGGCTACAGGGTGGAGCTCGTCGTGCCGGCCAACGTGAGCGAGGAGCGCAAGAAGATACTCCACGCCTTCGGCGCCAACGTCGTATTTTCGAGCCCGCTCGAGGGGTCGGACGGGGCCATAAGGCTCGCCTGGAAGCTCTACGTCGACAACCCGGAGAAGTACTGCAAGCTCGACCAGTACAACAACCCCTCCAACCCGAGGGCCCATTACGACACCACAGGCGTGGAGATATTCGAGCAGACCGAGGGGCGCATAACCCACCTGGTCGCCTCCATAGGCACGGGCGGCACCATAATGGGCACGGGCAGGAGGCTCAAGGAGTACAATCCCCATATCCAGGTCGTGGCCGTAGAGCCCGACAGCCCGCTCCACGGGCTCGAGGGCCTCAAGCACATGGCCTCTTCCATCGTGCCCGGCATATACCACGCCGAGGAGCACGACGACAAGATAGCGGCCCCGACCGAGGAGTCCTACGACATGGCCAAGCGCCTTGCCCGCGAAGAGGGCCTTCTCGTCGGCCAGTCCTCGGGCGCCGCCATGTGGGCTGCGATGCGGCTCGCCTCGAGGATCGAGAAGGGGCTCATCGTCGTCATCTTTCCCGACGGCGGCGACAAGTACCTGAGCACCAGGCTCTGGGAGGGCGCCTGA
- a CDS encoding FeS-binding protein, with product MKKRVYLTYPKERIREPLIYEVGRRFRVVTNIRQASVSPSLGLVALEFDGEPEEIDKAIDFFIDKGVKVEPIELDVIE from the coding sequence TTGAAGAAGAGGGTCTACCTTACATATCCCAAGGAGCGCATCCGGGAGCCCCTCATCTACGAGGTGGGACGTCGCTTCAGGGTCGTCACCAACATACGCCAGGCCTCGGTCTCTCCGAGCCTCGGACTCGTGGCCCTCGAGTTCGACGGCGAGCCCGAAGAGATAGACAAGGCCATCGATTTCTTCATCGACAAGGGCGTCAAGGTCGAACCCATAGAGCTCGACGTCATCGAGTGA
- a CDS encoding MoaD/ThiS family protein — protein sequence MAVKVRIPTPLRKITGGQDEVTAEGATVSEVIEDLEKRHPGLKERICDEDGNLRRFINIYINDEDIRFRDNLSTPTSDGDELSIIPAIAGGVR from the coding sequence ATGGCGGTAAAGGTGAGGATACCGACTCCCCTGAGGAAGATAACGGGCGGCCAGGACGAGGTGACGGCCGAGGGGGCCACGGTCTCGGAGGTCATCGAGGACCTCGAAAAGAGGCATCCCGGTCTCAAGGAGCGCATCTGCGACGAAGACGGCAACCTCCGTCGCTTCATAAACATATATATCAACGACGAGGACATACGCTTCAGGGACAACCTCTCCACGCCGACAAGCGACGGCGACGAACTCTCCATCATCCCCGCCATAGCGGGAGGCGTGCGTTGA